Proteins encoded in a region of the Oscillospiraceae bacterium MB24-C1 genome:
- a CDS encoding MFS transporter produces MNNERRARRKIILTGALITGTGIGVFSNCTGVFVTPVCSALGFSRGGFTLIGTISILSSMMVLLLFGRLLQIVPIRRVLMVCAIVCASVPLAYSFCDKLWQFYLCAFVNGLAVNGMTMMTVGVLIEKNLSADRGMATGASFAGVGIFSSIMIPLLQLTIQYYGWRWGYRLQSAVGFAVLLPTVSFLVQDKGGLSDRKKEEVRGVCCEKAIKTTGFWLLFAGLFCANFVNLSLYNHAIPYLTDIGFSAMAAAMISSAATLMMSVSKPAYGVALDKFGLKVGALSLGMVLLAGSLMALALVQYHQFGFLYSVLLAGCACANAIPGNVFAATLFGRKDYARIVSRLTLAASAGAASGVPLAGFLFDRTGSYHNMWLLCAVLSLMAGWFLFAAVGKTPGIKDKEDH; encoded by the coding sequence ATGAACAACGAACGCAGAGCGCGGCGAAAAATAATCTTGACTGGTGCGCTGATCACCGGTACTGGAATCGGTGTTTTCAGCAATTGTACGGGCGTTTTTGTAACGCCTGTCTGTAGCGCGCTTGGATTTTCGCGCGGTGGATTCACGCTGATTGGCACTATTTCAATTCTTTCCTCAATGATGGTGCTGCTGTTGTTTGGCCGGTTGTTACAAATTGTGCCGATACGTCGAGTTTTGATGGTGTGCGCGATTGTCTGTGCATCGGTGCCACTGGCATATTCCTTTTGTGATAAGCTATGGCAGTTTTATTTGTGCGCCTTTGTTAACGGCTTAGCGGTCAACGGCATGACAATGATGACTGTGGGTGTGCTGATAGAAAAAAACCTATCTGCAGACAGAGGCATGGCGACAGGCGCTTCGTTTGCTGGGGTTGGTATTTTTTCGTCTATTATGATTCCGCTGCTTCAGTTGACCATTCAGTACTATGGCTGGCGCTGGGGGTACCGCCTGCAAAGCGCGGTGGGATTTGCCGTGCTGCTACCAACCGTCTCTTTTTTGGTGCAAGATAAAGGTGGATTGAGCGACCGGAAAAAAGAAGAGGTAAGGGGCGTGTGCTGCGAAAAGGCAATTAAAACAACCGGGTTTTGGCTGTTGTTTGCCGGACTATTTTGCGCCAATTTTGTCAACCTGTCATTGTATAATCACGCCATCCCCTATCTGACCGACATCGGTTTTAGTGCGATGGCGGCAGCGATGATTTCTTCAGCCGCCACGCTGATGATGTCGGTTTCAAAGCCAGCCTACGGTGTGGCGTTGGATAAATTCGGTCTTAAAGTCGGCGCATTGTCGCTGGGTATGGTCTTGCTGGCTGGTTCGCTCATGGCGCTGGCACTGGTACAATACCATCAATTCGGCTTTTTATACTCGGTGCTGCTGGCGGGTTGTGCTTGCGCCAATGCCATCCCTGGCAATGTCTTTGCGGCGACATTGTTCGGAAGAAAAGACTACGCCCGTATTGTCTCACGGCTGACCCTCGCGGCTTCGGCGGGGGCTGCAAGCGGCGTTCCATTGGCGGGTTTTTTATTCGATCGAACCGGTAGTTACCACAATATGTGGCTGCTCTGTGCGGTTTTAAGTCTTATGGCTGGTTGGTTTCTATTTGCCGCGGTGGGCAAAACACCCGGAATAAAGGATAAGGAAGATCACTGA
- a CDS encoding M23 family metallopeptidase produces the protein MSDRSENKFTGFLSGKGFYVVLAFCLAGAGTAAYLAMETSTGDATVQPPAQSSTITRQHSAADEWNFPQLEEAAGKQDGVKIESSQPSSSSSKVQSSSSQPAERSTGSGQSGVPASSAKLSLTMPIEGEVFTPYSNGELVKSETLGDWRTHNGVDIAAEQGAAVKAAAKGKVTAVRSDALWGYVVEITHSNGVVTNYCGLAKQLSVKEGDSVKLGQVVGLVGYIPAESLMPSHLHFECKQNGKFIDPMSVMSKK, from the coding sequence ATGTCTGATCGTTCCGAAAATAAATTTACAGGGTTTTTAAGTGGTAAAGGCTTTTATGTTGTGCTGGCTTTCTGTCTGGCGGGCGCGGGAACCGCGGCTTATCTCGCGATGGAAACCAGTACAGGAGATGCAACCGTTCAACCCCCGGCGCAGTCGAGTACGATAACGCGCCAACATTCAGCAGCGGATGAATGGAACTTCCCTCAGCTGGAGGAGGCGGCAGGAAAACAAGACGGCGTCAAAATAGAATCATCGCAACCGTCCTCCTCTTCCTCAAAGGTGCAATCCTCTTCGAGTCAGCCTGCCGAGCGATCCACCGGCTCAGGACAGTCCGGCGTGCCGGCGTCATCAGCCAAATTATCCTTGACCATGCCGATTGAGGGGGAAGTATTCACACCCTACTCCAATGGCGAACTGGTTAAGAGTGAGACACTGGGCGACTGGCGCACCCACAACGGGGTTGATATTGCAGCTGAACAGGGTGCAGCGGTCAAAGCAGCTGCCAAGGGCAAGGTGACGGCTGTGCGTTCAGATGCGCTTTGGGGCTATGTGGTAGAAATTACGCATTCAAACGGCGTAGTTACCAACTACTGTGGCCTAGCCAAACAGCTTTCGGTCAAAGAAGGCGATTCGGTCAAGTTGGGTCAGGTGGTCGGGCTTGTCGGCTATATCCCCGCTGAAAGCCTTATGCCGTCGCATTTACACTTTGAATGCAAGCAAAACGGCAAATTCATCGACCCCATGTCCGTAATGAGTAAGAAATAA
- a CDS encoding catalase gives MQRPTANDFDHASLEAMMERYRAELLRYQRATPPGKPTLAQNLETSEKGRMDRTSAVAEQKQAAPPKVEVRQPTTQTILENKKIIVQPEGRREKVMVETPPIMLLPTAQIPRPDAQVEIGEQAIEPSTQGEEDELQIFVEPLQPAEPPTLPELPTLQLPQPVDATSPGPPTSQLSQPVDATSPGPPTSQLSQPVDAASPESPALQLPQPVDATSPEPLALQLPQPVDITSESAPMTNVMMTENITETQSVLPNVPQNSSEMLPQLKEDVAQAPAPTPQLATDSNAEKKPQAIVTPSVATAPPSSMAIVLPEQQPEPIKNDRAFAPVKTQQPGCIAHTEFEKDAGAYGVFRPYERMGKYTLASFMQTPGEAVQTLVRFAADVPMGSADAIRCRRSFTVKFFCREGEYDLFGMHLPVSVGTTENTLTECCAASRANPKTGLRTRAAFWEFLVTHPEALHGTMWLYSDLGTIGSYRTIDGYGLPCIWVNAKNERRAVRPRWLSRQRPQTLTRFESEELAGSDPDGVARDLSISLQAGERPQYELSIQVIEPEQFASLSFDPFDPTAIWPTEQFKLQRIGLLTLERLPDDVQTELNCARFQPENIIPGIEHVPAPAQKSGDDFTQVQQYLRSLGEFSRHRLIDNLTEELLRLPPLLLEQVLILFSRADLEFGQAVTLALGG, from the coding sequence GTGCAAAGACCAACTGCTAATGACTTTGATCATGCATCGCTGGAAGCGATGATGGAACGATACCGTGCAGAGCTGCTACGTTATCAGCGGGCAACCCCGCCGGGCAAGCCAACACTGGCCCAAAATCTCGAAACTTCTGAAAAAGGCAGAATGGATCGAACTTCAGCAGTGGCGGAGCAAAAGCAAGCCGCGCCGCCCAAGGTAGAAGTAAGACAGCCGACGACACAAACTATATTAGAAAACAAAAAAATTATAGTGCAGCCTGAGGGCCGCCGCGAAAAAGTTATGGTTGAGACACCACCTATTATGCTGTTGCCAACAGCCCAGATACCCCGGCCCGATGCCCAAGTTGAAATTGGGGAACAGGCTATTGAACCGTCAACACAGGGTGAGGAAGATGAACTACAAATATTTGTTGAACCGTTGCAGCCGGCGGAGCCGCCCACATTGCCGGAACTGCCCACTTTGCAGCTACCGCAACCAGTTGACGCAACCTCACCGGGGCCGCCCACTTCGCAGCTATCGCAACCAGTTGACGCAACCTCACCGGGGCCGCCCACTTCGCAGCTATCGCAACCAGTTGACGCAGCCTCACCGGAGTCGCCCGCTTTACAGCTGCCGCAACCAGTTGATGCAACCTCACCGGAGCCGCTCGCTTTACAGTTGCCGCAACCAGTTGACATAACCTCAGAAAGCGCGCCCATGACAAATGTAATGATGACAGAAAACATAACAGAGACGCAATCTGTGCTCCCAAATGTACCCCAAAACAGTTCCGAAATGTTGCCGCAACTAAAGGAGGATGTTGCCCAAGCGCCTGCGCCTACACCACAATTGGCTACGGACAGCAATGCTGAGAAAAAGCCTCAAGCTATTGTGACACCGTCCGTAGCAACCGCACCGCCATCAAGCATGGCAATTGTCCTGCCAGAGCAGCAGCCTGAACCAATAAAAAATGATCGGGCTTTTGCGCCAGTCAAAACCCAACAGCCCGGTTGCATAGCGCACACCGAATTTGAAAAAGACGCAGGTGCTTACGGCGTTTTTCGCCCCTATGAGCGGATGGGCAAATATACCCTTGCCTCTTTTATGCAGACGCCGGGAGAGGCGGTTCAAACACTGGTGCGATTCGCTGCCGATGTGCCAATGGGCAGCGCTGATGCGATAAGATGTCGACGCAGCTTTACGGTCAAGTTCTTTTGCCGTGAGGGAGAGTATGACCTGTTTGGCATGCATCTGCCCGTCTCGGTGGGAACGACTGAAAACACGTTGACCGAATGCTGTGCCGCTTCGCGAGCCAACCCAAAAACCGGTTTGCGCACCCGCGCGGCGTTTTGGGAATTTCTTGTGACCCATCCGGAGGCGCTGCACGGTACAATGTGGCTTTATTCCGATCTGGGTACCATCGGCAGCTATCGCACAATTGATGGTTACGGACTGCCCTGTATTTGGGTGAACGCCAAGAATGAGCGCCGTGCGGTACGCCCGCGCTGGCTATCGCGGCAGCGCCCGCAAACACTGACGCGGTTTGAATCGGAAGAGCTGGCAGGCTCTGACCCCGATGGGGTGGCGCGCGACTTGTCTATCAGCCTTCAGGCGGGTGAACGTCCACAATATGAGCTGAGCATTCAGGTTATTGAACCAGAACAGTTTGCTTCATTATCTTTTGACCCCTTTGATCCGACAGCTATCTGGCCAACAGAACAGTTTAAGCTTCAGCGCATCGGGTTGCTGACGCTGGAAAGGCTACCGGATGATGTGCAGACCGAGCTTAACTGTGCGCGGTTCCAACCGGAAAATATCATTCCAGGTATCGAGCATGTGCCAGCTCCGGCTCAAAAGAGCGGCGACGATTTTACCCAAGTGCAGCAATATTTGCGTTCGCTGGGCGAATTTTCGCGGCACAGGCTGATAGATAATCTAACCGAAGAGCTTCTTAGGTTGCCTCCGCTGTTGCTTGAGCAGGTGCTTATCCTCTTTTCGAGAGCCGATCTTGAGTTTGGCCAGGCGGTGACGCTGGCTCTTGGCGGGTGA
- a CDS encoding anaerobic ribonucleoside triphosphate reductase, with amino-acid sequence MITSIIKRDGRMVSFELDKITQAIYKAAQALGGNDHETAETLANQVVTYLESKGNQTPTVEQIQDAVEHTLIENGHARTAKEFILYRSARTRVREMNTRLMKIYEGLTFHEAKENDIKRENANIDGDTAMGTMLKYGSEGAKQFYEMFILKPEHSKAHIVGDIHIHDLDFLALTTTCCQIDLTKLFENGFSTGHGFLREPNSIQSYSALACIAIQSNQNDQHGGQSVPNFDFDMAKGVAKSYRTLYRNNLIKALEMEEIANADKLVRDTLAKVEEKTGLWPAVDANNGYAEAEKKILEPTLSKAVYEKVYKFARRFADQEIDRSTYQAMEALVHNLNTMHSRAGAQIPFSSLNYGTDTSPEGRIVTRNLLLATEAGLGNGETAIFPIHIFKVKEGVNFNPDDPNYDLFKLACKVSAERLFPNFSFIDAPFNLKYYKSGRPETEVSYMGCRTRVVGNAYDPTREIVTGRGNLSFTSINLPRLAIKANHNLDFFFDQLERELELVINQLTERFHIQASKKVKNFPFLMGQGIWMDSDKLGTDDTVGEVLKHGTLTVGFIGLAECLTALTGKHHGESQASQNLGLEIIGCMRKRMDEESKKTGMNYTVIATPAEGLSGRFVRLDKKQYGIIPGVTDKEYYTNSFHIPVRFPISAFDKIRLEAPYHGLTNAGHISYIELDGDPVKNLDAFESIVRYMKECGIGYGSINHPVDRDPVCGYTGIIDEVCPRCGRHEGEAISVEKLKKLGVYKHLNSTTLGCCGDIAEEADRVPNNITDQGGETNEK; translated from the coding sequence ATGATTACTTCTATCATCAAGCGGGACGGCCGCATGGTTTCATTTGAACTTGATAAGATTACGCAGGCGATCTACAAGGCTGCGCAGGCGCTTGGCGGCAACGATCACGAAACCGCAGAGACGTTGGCCAATCAGGTGGTGACCTATTTGGAATCCAAGGGAAACCAGACCCCCACCGTCGAACAGATTCAGGACGCTGTCGAGCATACGCTTATCGAAAACGGCCATGCGCGCACTGCCAAGGAGTTTATTCTTTATCGCTCGGCACGCACCCGCGTGAGAGAGATGAACACCCGCCTGATGAAGATTTATGAAGGGTTGACCTTTCACGAGGCCAAGGAAAACGATATCAAGCGTGAAAATGCCAACATAGATGGTGACACCGCTATGGGTACGATGCTCAAATATGGCTCGGAGGGCGCTAAGCAGTTTTATGAGATGTTTATCTTAAAGCCCGAGCACTCCAAGGCACACATTGTGGGCGATATTCATATTCATGATCTGGATTTTCTGGCGCTAACCACAACCTGTTGCCAGATCGATTTGACCAAGTTGTTTGAAAACGGCTTTTCGACCGGTCACGGATTTTTGCGCGAACCCAATTCGATTCAAAGCTATTCGGCGCTGGCCTGTATTGCGATTCAATCCAATCAGAACGATCAGCACGGCGGTCAGAGTGTTCCGAATTTCGATTTTGATATGGCAAAGGGTGTGGCAAAGAGCTATCGTACGCTATATCGCAACAACCTGATCAAGGCCCTTGAGATGGAGGAGATCGCCAACGCCGACAAACTGGTGCGCGATACCCTTGCCAAGGTTGAGGAGAAAACCGGCCTGTGGCCAGCGGTGGATGCCAATAACGGTTACGCCGAGGCGGAGAAAAAGATTTTAGAGCCTACACTGAGCAAGGCGGTTTACGAAAAGGTCTATAAATTTGCCCGTAGGTTTGCCGATCAGGAGATAGATCGCAGTACCTATCAGGCTATGGAGGCACTGGTACATAACCTGAACACCATGCACTCCCGCGCGGGCGCGCAAATTCCGTTTTCGTCACTCAATTATGGTACCGATACCTCGCCTGAGGGACGAATCGTCACTCGCAACCTGCTGCTTGCCACCGAAGCGGGCTTGGGCAACGGCGAAACGGCGATTTTCCCGATCCACATCTTCAAGGTCAAGGAAGGGGTCAATTTTAACCCCGACGATCCGAACTATGACCTGTTCAAGCTGGCCTGCAAGGTGTCAGCTGAGCGACTCTTCCCGAACTTCTCATTTATTGATGCCCCCTTCAATCTCAAGTATTACAAGTCTGGCCGTCCTGAGACCGAAGTGTCCTACATGGGATGCCGTACCCGTGTGGTCGGCAACGCCTATGATCCCACCCGTGAGATCGTCACCGGCAGAGGGAATTTAAGCTTTACGTCCATCAATCTGCCGAGGCTGGCCATCAAAGCCAACCACAATCTGGACTTCTTCTTTGATCAGCTTGAACGCGAACTCGAATTGGTCATTAATCAGCTCACCGAGCGCTTTCATATTCAGGCTAGCAAAAAAGTCAAGAACTTCCCGTTCCTGATGGGGCAGGGCATCTGGATGGATTCGGATAAGCTTGGCACCGACGACACGGTTGGCGAAGTGCTCAAGCATGGCACGCTTACCGTCGGCTTCATCGGTTTAGCTGAGTGTCTAACGGCGCTGACTGGCAAGCACCATGGTGAATCTCAGGCTTCCCAGAATCTGGGCCTTGAGATTATCGGCTGCATGAGAAAGCGCATGGATGAAGAGAGCAAAAAGACCGGGATGAACTACACCGTTATCGCCACGCCGGCAGAAGGACTTTCCGGTAGGTTTGTGCGGCTGGATAAGAAGCAATACGGCATTATTCCGGGGGTCACTGATAAAGAGTACTACACCAACTCATTCCATATTCCAGTCAGATTCCCTATTTCGGCTTTTGACAAAATTAGACTTGAGGCGCCTTATCATGGGCTGACCAACGCAGGTCATATCTCTTATATCGAGCTTGATGGCGACCCGGTTAAGAACCTTGATGCGTTTGAGTCGATTGTTCGCTATATGAAGGAATGCGGCATTGGTTACGGTTCAATTAACCACCCTGTTGACCGCGATCCGGTCTGTGGCTACACCGGTATTATTGACGAGGTTTGCCCACGCTGCGGACGGCATGAGGGCGAGGCTATTTCGGTAGAAAAACTAAAAAAGCTTGGGGTATATAAGCACTTAAATTCAACAACGCTCGGTTGCTGTGGCGATATCGCCGAAGAAGCCGATCGCGTTCCAAATAATATCACCGATCAAGGAGGAGAAACAAATGAAAAATGA
- a CDS encoding metalloregulator ArsR/SmtB family transcription factor, whose product MACINTHDPTVVAIPTDRELDLLTQIFSIFADSTRIRIICALQDDELSVNEICAALEMSQPAISHQLRILKNARVVKCRRAGRSSFYSLDDSHVALILKMGLEHVREI is encoded by the coding sequence ATGGCTTGTATAAACACTCACGATCCTACCGTTGTTGCCATTCCCACCGATCGGGAGCTCGATCTGCTGACCCAGATATTTTCTATCTTTGCCGACTCAACCCGCATACGCATTATCTGTGCACTGCAGGACGATGAACTGAGTGTCAATGAGATATGCGCCGCCCTCGAGATGAGCCAGCCCGCCATTTCGCATCAGCTGCGCATTCTTAAAAACGCCCGGGTAGTAAAATGCCGGCGTGCCGGCCGCAGCAGTTTTTATTCCTTGGACGATTCTCATGTTGCTTTAATTTTAAAAATGGGCTTAGAACATGTAAGGGAGATTTGA
- the nrdD gene encoding anaerobic ribonucleoside-triphosphate reductase, with the protein MKNDITSVEMVGAGIGFERIRRITGYLVGTLDRFNNAKHAEVNDRVKHSLSGGMERL; encoded by the coding sequence ATGAAAAATGATATAACATCAGTTGAGATGGTAGGCGCAGGTATAGGTTTTGAGCGTATCCGCAGAATTACAGGTTATCTTGTCGGCACGCTTGATCGCTTTAACAACGCCAAACATGCCGAGGTTAACGACCGGGTAAAGCACAGCCTTTCCGGCGGAATGGAGCGCCTGTGA
- the nrdG gene encoding anaerobic ribonucleoside-triphosphate reductase activating protein, with the protein MSATELTGSIRLAGIVRESIVDGPGIRLTVFTQGCPHHCPGCHNPDTHDPLGGYDCTLQKILDAFDADPLLRGITLSGGEPFEQAAGLLPLAQAVRRRGKDVVAFSGYTFEELLERGKKEPDIIELLSLCCLLVDGRFVQAQRDLSLRFRGSRNQRLIDPQRSLKSGKPVLSEL; encoded by the coding sequence GTGAGCGCCACCGAATTAACAGGCAGCATCAGACTCGCGGGCATTGTCCGCGAGTCTATTGTCGATGGGCCGGGCATCCGCTTGACGGTGTTTACTCAAGGTTGTCCGCATCACTGCCCTGGTTGTCACAACCCTGATACGCATGATCCACTGGGCGGCTATGATTGTACGCTTCAAAAAATTCTTGATGCATTTGATGCTGACCCGCTGCTGCGCGGCATTACGCTTTCGGGCGGTGAACCGTTTGAGCAAGCTGCCGGCCTACTGCCCTTAGCACAGGCTGTACGGCGCCGTGGTAAGGATGTGGTGGCCTTTTCGGGCTATACATTTGAGGAACTGTTGGAAAGAGGTAAAAAGGAGCCGGATATTATTGAACTGCTCTCGCTTTGCTGCCTGCTGGTGGATGGCCGGTTTGTTCAAGCACAGCGCGATTTGTCGCTTCGGTTTCGCGGTAGCCGCAATCAACGCCTGATTGATCCTCAAAGGTCGCTCAAAAGCGGGAAGCCTGTGCTTTCGGAATTATGA
- a CDS encoding DUF1292 domain-containing protein, with translation MSEHCNCGHDHEEDCACGCGCESGEGVLTLVDEDGVEHEFEVVDMMEEDGVQYLALIPVIEDPDELLSDPGELVVLKVVAEGVEEFLEAIEDEAEFNRISAMFMERLGEDYDFIDEE, from the coding sequence ATGAGCGAGCATTGCAACTGTGGTCACGACCATGAAGAAGATTGCGCTTGCGGCTGCGGCTGCGAATCGGGCGAAGGCGTCCTCACCCTCGTTGACGAGGATGGCGTTGAACATGAGTTTGAAGTGGTGGATATGATGGAGGAGGACGGCGTCCAGTATCTTGCCCTTATTCCAGTGATAGAGGATCCCGACGAGCTGCTGTCCGACCCGGGCGAGCTTGTGGTGCTCAAGGTTGTTGCAGAGGGCGTAGAGGAGTTCCTTGAGGCCATCGAGGATGAAGCGGAATTCAACCGCATTTCAGCTATGTTTATGGAACGCCTTGGCGAGGACTACGATTTTATTGACGAAGAATAA
- a CDS encoding polysaccharide deacetylase family protein — protein sequence MKRNLFFLTAMILLLSATLIISGCAACGRDLTGSSIPPSSSMVPNPVPSTPPSTSSVPSSPSTPSSPSSGSSTGSSSDLPALAMSADFLQIGTLDNKSVLWGPGTHQDALGRSTACIGLQDQYEKYGAYFIAPETENTVTLSFDQGYENGYTAPILDTLKEKEVRAIFFLTGHYVRSQPELVQRMIDEGHILGNHSDSHKVYCEELSIEESFEDAKWMQDYLRDNFDYEMRLFRFPEGKFSEQALALMQQMGYKSVFWSFAYSDWDVKNQPSPTAAMEKIMKYLHPGEIMLLHSVGSTNAEILPQVIDTIRDKGYIVAPFASIDQPPPLS from the coding sequence ATGAAACGGAATCTGTTTTTTCTAACGGCGATGATATTGTTGCTTTCAGCTACTCTTATCATCAGCGGCTGTGCGGCCTGTGGCCGGGATTTGACTGGATCTTCTATTCCACCCAGTTCAAGCATGGTCCCCAACCCTGTGCCGTCCACACCGCCCAGTACCTCGTCGGTCCCAAGCTCCCCTAGCACACCTAGCTCCCCGAGTTCGGGCAGTTCTACCGGATCATCTTCTGATTTGCCCGCGCTAGCGATGAGTGCCGATTTCTTACAAATCGGCACTCTGGACAATAAATCGGTGCTTTGGGGACCGGGCACCCATCAGGACGCTCTCGGGCGCTCTACTGCTTGTATAGGTCTGCAAGATCAATACGAGAAGTATGGCGCGTATTTTATTGCGCCAGAAACAGAAAACACCGTGACCCTTTCGTTTGACCAAGGGTATGAAAACGGTTATACCGCGCCAATTCTTGACACGCTTAAAGAAAAAGAGGTTCGGGCTATCTTTTTTTTAACCGGCCACTATGTCCGCAGCCAACCCGAGTTGGTACAGCGCATGATAGATGAAGGGCATATTTTGGGCAACCATTCTGACAGCCACAAGGTTTACTGTGAAGAGCTTAGCATTGAAGAATCATTTGAGGATGCCAAATGGATGCAGGACTACCTGAGAGATAATTTTGATTATGAGATGCGGCTATTTCGTTTCCCAGAAGGGAAGTTTTCTGAACAGGCGCTTGCTCTGATGCAGCAAATGGGCTATAAGAGCGTTTTCTGGAGCTTTGCCTACAGCGACTGGGACGTTAAAAACCAGCCGTCGCCCACCGCGGCGATGGAGAAAATTATGAAATATCTGCACCCCGGCGAAATTATGCTGCTGCACTCAGTTGGTTCGACCAACGCAGAAATTTTGCCCCAAGTCATTGATACTATACGCGACAAAGGCTATATTGTCGCGCCCTTTGCCTCCATCGACCAGCCTCCCCCCTTATCGTAA
- a CDS encoding polysaccharide deacetylase family protein, producing the protein MRRFFCISVRARAIYCLLMTGLLLHMSVALPASAAAGADGVALPIVMYHSVLKDKSLAGPYTVPPETIESDFAYIKAHGYTTMFVSELADAVLTGQALPEKPIIITLDDGYLNNLTYVLPLLEKYDMKAVVSVVGSYCECYAQKPDPNPAYAYLCWEDIDALTNTGRVEIGNHSYDMHRKDIRKGAKKKLGESDADYYVALINDVGKAQSLLEEYCGIVPTTFTYPFGYISKDSIPILQEMGFTAMLTCCEKVNIITGDPEVLQSLGRFNRPYGVSTQRFMKRMEVE; encoded by the coding sequence ATGCGTAGATTTTTTTGCATTTCGGTACGCGCACGGGCAATATACTGCCTACTGATGACCGGATTGCTACTGCATATGTCGGTGGCGCTGCCCGCTTCGGCGGCCGCGGGCGCAGATGGGGTGGCGCTGCCAATTGTTATGTATCATAGTGTGCTCAAGGATAAGTCTCTGGCTGGTCCCTATACCGTGCCACCCGAGACTATCGAAAGCGATTTTGCTTACATTAAGGCGCATGGCTATACAACCATGTTTGTTTCAGAACTGGCCGATGCAGTATTAACGGGTCAGGCGCTGCCGGAAAAACCGATTATCATTACGCTTGACGACGGCTATCTCAATAATTTGACCTACGTGCTACCTCTTTTAGAAAAATACGATATGAAGGCAGTCGTCTCGGTGGTGGGCAGCTATTGTGAGTGCTATGCTCAGAAGCCGGATCCCAACCCCGCCTATGCGTACCTGTGTTGGGAGGATATTGATGCGTTAACCAATACCGGTCGAGTCGAAATAGGCAATCACTCCTACGATATGCACCGAAAGGATATTCGTAAGGGCGCTAAGAAAAAGCTTGGCGAAAGCGATGCCGATTATTACGTGGCACTGATAAACGATGTGGGCAAAGCTCAATCGCTGTTGGAAGAATACTGTGGTATTGTGCCCACGACCTTCACTTATCCTTTTGGGTATATCAGCAAAGATTCAATACCGATTTTGCAGGAGATGGGCTTTACCGCCATGCTAACTTGCTGCGAAAAGGTAAACATCATCACCGGCGATCCTGAGGTTTTGCAATCGCTGGGCCGATTTAATCGTCCTTATGGTGTTTCCACGCAGCGGTTCATGAAGCGAATGGAGGTAGAATAA